From a single Calditerrivibrio sp. genomic region:
- a CDS encoding cytochrome C — protein MKFFKFVILLSIMAILATTPVFSKTKAKPAGKHPIPMGNQNCESCHVGTVQYQQWEKSGHGLGLVKCEVCHGEETTFKKVPENAVCVKCHSTQFESLTKKNIPCITCHPAHTFNAHKLNK, from the coding sequence ATGAAGTTTTTTAAGTTTGTAATTTTATTGTCTATTATGGCAATACTTGCTACAACTCCAGTTTTTAGTAAAACTAAAGCCAAGCCAGCAGGCAAACATCCCATCCCTATGGGGAATCAAAATTGTGAATCGTGTCATGTCGGCACTGTTCAATACCAGCAATGGGAGAAAAGTGGTCATGGACTGGGTTTAGTCAAATGTGAGGTCTGTCACGGTGAAGAGACAACTTTCAAAAAAGTACCAGAAAATGCTGTCTGTGTAAAATGTCACTCAACACAATTTGAAAGCCTCACCAAAAAGAATATCCCCTGCATTACATGTCATCCGGCTCATACCTTTAATGCCCATAAGTTAAACAAATAA
- a CDS encoding FAD-dependent oxidoreductase, whose product MAKVYFGFWKGNLIDNRAKLPEEWTESPFKIDDKFNGKPLKAFVNWDGFLVFDKEADILKTLADYMYEISSYGCCGRCFPGRTGTRIIAEELMKLREDRSNSAPLELIKDMCLSINKAAKCTVAPTAVIPVIGFIDHFADEIGRNVNKTYKYVRHLTAPCTAGCPANVKIPEFIEAIKDYRFDEALAIIRETMPLPGVCGRVCPHPCEKNCRRGLIDDPVNIMVLKRTPWDYEYYHHKEPKIPVYREKTDKRICIVGAGPAGLTAAYYLAQLGHSIKIFDMLPEPGGMVAVGIPDYRQPRELLRREVEIIQSLGVEIQYNTKLGRDIFLDDLKKEYDAILIAIGAFKSREMGVEGEDAGYDGVMSSGIDFLQDFSLKKPVKIGKRVVVVGGGNTAIDCVRTALRLGCTDVNLVYRRSRAEMPAEDYEVADAEAEGVKFHFLINPIKIIAENGKVVGMECLRMQLGEPDESGRRKPEPVPGSNFVIECDTIIPAIGQYPDLSFLKESDGIKVTKWNTISVKEDLYMTDVPGIFSAGDCEWGPNTVVKAIGAGRWAAIMMDRYLMEGDVYLTDEEKLQLTLYKNKVFDKTEKVCETPTIHRVHQEKLDVQYRLKNFEEIEKPYTEKQAYLESTRCLRCMRMAMVSLGE is encoded by the coding sequence ATGGCAAAAGTATACTTTGGGTTTTGGAAAGGGAATTTGATAGATAACAGAGCTAAGTTGCCAGAAGAGTGGACTGAATCGCCTTTTAAGATCGATGATAAATTTAATGGGAAACCACTTAAGGCATTTGTAAATTGGGATGGATTTTTGGTGTTTGATAAAGAAGCGGATATATTGAAAACCCTTGCTGACTATATGTATGAGATAAGCAGTTATGGCTGCTGTGGAAGGTGTTTCCCAGGAAGAACGGGTACGAGGATCATCGCAGAAGAGCTTATGAAGCTTAGGGAGGACAGGTCAAACTCTGCACCCTTAGAGCTCATCAAAGATATGTGTTTATCTATAAACAAGGCTGCGAAGTGTACTGTTGCGCCCACTGCGGTTATCCCAGTTATCGGTTTTATAGATCATTTTGCTGATGAGATAGGTAGAAATGTTAACAAAACATATAAATATGTAAGACATCTGACTGCTCCATGCACTGCAGGTTGTCCTGCCAATGTGAAGATACCAGAGTTTATTGAGGCTATAAAGGATTATAGATTTGATGAGGCTCTTGCCATTATTAGGGAAACAATGCCTTTGCCGGGTGTTTGTGGTAGGGTTTGTCCCCACCCCTGTGAGAAAAACTGTCGAAGGGGCCTAATAGATGATCCGGTAAATATAATGGTTTTAAAAAGAACACCATGGGATTATGAGTACTACCATCATAAAGAACCGAAGATCCCTGTGTATAGAGAAAAAACAGATAAAAGGATCTGTATCGTTGGAGCTGGGCCAGCTGGTCTTACGGCTGCCTATTACCTTGCTCAGCTTGGTCATAGTATAAAGATCTTTGATATGTTGCCCGAGCCGGGGGGGATGGTGGCAGTGGGTATCCCTGATTACAGACAGCCAAGAGAGCTTTTAAGAAGAGAAGTGGAGATAATTCAGTCGTTGGGTGTGGAGATACAGTATAACACAAAATTAGGCAGGGATATCTTCCTGGATGACCTAAAAAAAGAGTACGATGCAATTCTGATTGCTATTGGTGCTTTTAAAAGTAGAGAGATGGGGGTTGAGGGGGAAGATGCTGGATATGACGGCGTAATGAGCAGTGGTATAGACTTTTTGCAGGATTTTTCCTTAAAGAAACCAGTGAAAATTGGTAAAAGGGTAGTGGTTGTAGGTGGTGGTAATACAGCAATAGACTGCGTAAGGACTGCGCTTAGATTAGGTTGTACTGATGTTAATCTTGTGTATAGAAGATCGAGGGCTGAGATGCCTGCTGAGGATTATGAGGTGGCGGATGCTGAGGCGGAAGGTGTTAAATTCCACTTTTTAATAAACCCAATTAAAATAATAGCTGAAAACGGGAAGGTTGTTGGGATGGAATGCTTGAGGATGCAGCTGGGTGAGCCAGATGAATCTGGTAGAAGAAAGCCTGAGCCTGTTCCAGGTTCTAATTTTGTGATCGAATGCGATACGATAATACCAGCTATCGGCCAGTATCCTGATCTGAGCTTTTTAAAGGAGAGCGACGGGATCAAGGTTACCAAGTGGAATACTATTAGTGTAAAAGAAGATCTGTATATGACAGATGTGCCGGGGATCTTTTCGGCAGGTGATTGTGAGTGGGGGCCAAATACTGTTGTAAAGGCTATAGGTGCAGGTAGATGGGCTGCGATAATGATGGATAGGTACCTTATGGAAGGGGATGTATATCTGACTGATGAAGAGAAACTGCAGTTGACCCTTTATAAAAACAAGGTATTTGATAAAACTGAAAAGGTTTGTGAAACCCCTACCATACATAGGGTTCATCAGGA